One Paenibacillus sp. FSL W8-0186 genomic window carries:
- a CDS encoding excinuclease ABC subunit UvrA, which yields MNNEIFIKGAREHNLRNISLSIPKNKLVVLTGPSGSGKSTLAIDTLFRECQRQYLESMGMQGINKPKMDSIVGLSPAISVSQHVTNRNPRSTVGTVTDMYTSLRMIFEKLGKRPCPNCHQEILPTLNQEDIEKEAGSFKEFIKCPHCQHRMEKLTRTHYSYNTIEGACPTCKGLGEVVQIHEASVFHPENSIEGGAVDLWKGRYADYQVSIVKTAMKHYGVPIEDGLPLKDYSPAQRAILYHGVESQEVKQWFPHIAPPKAVGDGKFEGVLTGMWRRFSEKSGASAEGEAYFYSQQCHDCQGSRLNEISRTVTVADTTIPQLVHHSLEEMLDWVKRVESALDHDSLLQVETFTLDMATKLNRLIRTGLGYLTLDRQTVSLSGGEAQRIRLASILDSALTGVLYILDEPTAGLHPRDTLGLVSVMKDLRDLGNTVLVIEHDVDVMREADYIIDMGPGAGAYGGMVIGEGTLSELIHQEQSITGQYLRHDPAARRNVRQGTGQAIVVHRASLHNLQDVTVSFPVGCLIAVTGVSGSGKSTLVFDVLAKGNDKIHEGFERVDGLEHFGQMVIVGQSPLSRMKRSNVATYTEVFTEIRNAFAQRKEAKQRKLTAKHFSFNTEGGRCENCQGLGYVPMNMLFFPELEVTCPVCHGQRFKQEVLAVQYNGYSINQILESSVQDSLDIFKEEGKIRSILALLVEIGLGYLKLGQSLTTLSGGEGQRLKLAKELMRTSQTSTLYLLDEPTTGLHPSDVKQLSKLLDRLVDAGNTVIIVEHNSELIRTADWIIDLGPEGGRQGGHIIAEGTPEAIMKHAGSHTGRYL from the coding sequence TTGAATAACGAGATATTTATTAAGGGTGCGAGGGAGCATAATTTGCGCAATATTTCCCTGTCCATCCCTAAGAACAAGCTGGTTGTACTGACAGGACCATCCGGATCGGGCAAGTCAACCTTAGCGATCGACACTTTATTCCGGGAATGCCAACGGCAGTATCTGGAGTCGATGGGCATGCAGGGGATCAATAAACCCAAGATGGACTCCATCGTCGGCCTATCCCCGGCCATCAGCGTCAGCCAGCATGTGACCAACCGCAATCCCCGTTCCACCGTAGGCACAGTCACCGATATGTACACGAGCTTGCGCATGATCTTTGAGAAGCTGGGGAAACGCCCTTGCCCGAATTGCCATCAGGAGATTCTGCCAACGCTGAACCAGGAGGACATCGAGAAAGAAGCGGGCAGCTTCAAGGAGTTTATCAAGTGCCCGCATTGCCAGCATCGCATGGAGAAGCTGACGCGCACCCATTACTCCTACAATACGATAGAAGGCGCATGTCCGACCTGCAAGGGGTTAGGCGAGGTGGTGCAAATTCATGAGGCATCCGTCTTTCATCCGGAGAATTCGATCGAAGGTGGCGCTGTTGACCTGTGGAAGGGGCGGTATGCGGATTATCAGGTGTCGATTGTTAAGACCGCTATGAAGCACTACGGTGTACCGATCGAGGACGGTCTTCCTCTAAAGGACTACAGCCCGGCGCAACGAGCGATTCTGTACCATGGCGTGGAAAGTCAGGAAGTGAAGCAATGGTTCCCTCATATCGCCCCTCCGAAGGCGGTAGGCGATGGAAAGTTTGAAGGCGTGCTGACGGGCATGTGGCGGCGCTTCTCTGAGAAGTCAGGCGCGTCGGCGGAGGGAGAAGCTTACTTCTATTCGCAGCAATGCCATGACTGTCAGGGCAGCCGGTTAAATGAAATCAGCAGAACCGTTACAGTTGCGGATACGACGATCCCCCAGCTTGTCCACCATTCCCTGGAGGAAATGCTGGACTGGGTGAAGCGGGTCGAGTCAGCGCTGGATCATGATTCCCTGCTGCAGGTAGAGACGTTCACTCTGGATATGGCCACCAAGCTCAATCGATTGATTCGAACCGGGCTGGGGTATCTGACCTTAGACCGCCAGACGGTCAGCCTCTCCGGCGGCGAAGCCCAGCGCATCCGGCTAGCCTCCATCCTGGATTCGGCCTTGACCGGCGTGCTGTATATTCTGGATGAGCCTACGGCGGGGCTGCATCCGCGGGATACCCTGGGCTTGGTTAGCGTGATGAAGGATTTACGGGATCTGGGGAATACCGTCCTTGTCATCGAGCATGATGTCGATGTGATGAGAGAGGCGGATTATATTATCGATATGGGGCCGGGAGCGGGAGCTTATGGCGGAATGGTCATCGGCGAGGGCACACTGTCCGAGCTCATCCATCAAGAACAATCCATCACCGGACAATACTTGCGCCATGATCCTGCAGCAAGAAGAAATGTCCGCCAAGGTACAGGACAAGCGATCGTCGTGCATCGGGCCAGCCTGCATAATTTGCAGGATGTGACGGTATCTTTTCCGGTCGGCTGTTTAATTGCAGTTACGGGAGTTTCAGGCTCTGGAAAATCCACGCTCGTGTTCGATGTGCTGGCGAAGGGAAATGATAAAATCCATGAAGGCTTTGAGCGGGTGGACGGCTTGGAGCACTTCGGCCAAATGGTAATTGTCGGACAATCGCCTCTCAGCAGGATGAAGCGTTCGAATGTCGCAACGTATACAGAGGTATTCACCGAAATCCGCAATGCCTTCGCACAACGAAAGGAAGCCAAGCAGCGGAAGCTGACGGCCAAGCATTTCTCCTTCAATACGGAGGGCGGACGCTGCGAGAATTGTCAGGGGCTCGGGTATGTCCCGATGAACATGCTGTTTTTCCCGGAATTGGAGGTGACATGTCCGGTCTGCCATGGACAGCGCTTCAAGCAGGAGGTACTGGCCGTTCAATATAACGGGTATTCCATTAATCAAATTCTGGAGAGCTCTGTACAGGATAGCTTGGATATTTTTAAGGAGGAAGGGAAAATCCGTTCAATCCTTGCATTGCTGGTGGAGATTGGCTTAGGCTATCTAAAATTGGGGCAGTCGCTGACCACGCTCTCCGGCGGGGAAGGACAGCGGTTGAAGCTGGCGAAGGAGCTGATGAGGACATCGCAGACCAGCACCCTCTACTTATTAGACGAGCCGACGACCGGGCTGCATCCGAGTGATGTGAAGCAATTGTCCAAGCTGCTGGATCGCCTCGTGGATGCAGGCAATACCGTGATCATTGTCGAGCATAACAGCGAGCTGATCAGAACTGCGGACTGGATCATTGATCTAGGTCCGGAAGGGGGACGGCAGGGCGGTCATATCATCGCAGAAGGGACGCCGGAAGCAATCATGAAGCATGCGGGCTCGCATACCGGCCGGTATTTATGA